ACAACTACGGTTTCCGGATTCATGACCCACGATTGGGAAGGTTTTTGAATGTAGATCCTTTGGCGCCAATCTACCCTGAGTTGACGCCATTCCAATATGCCTCGAATTCACCCATTGCGATGATTGATATTGATGGATTAGAGGGT
The window above is part of the Bacteroidota bacterium genome. Proteins encoded here:
- a CDS encoding RHS repeat-associated core domain-containing protein, whose protein sequence is MSGDRYRFGFNGKESDDEWNRDGNMYNYGFRIHDPRLGRFLNVDPLAPIYPELTPFQYASNSPIAMIDIDGLEG